TGCGGTGATATCGGAGTGGGTATGGTTGTTCGTGCGGCGTGAGGATTTCCGGAAGGCGGCTAAAGCTGCTTTCCGGGGCGGCGTTGGCCAGCAACGAGTCCCCGCCGAGTTTTTGCGGGAAGCCCTCATCCCCCTTCCACCTCTCTCCGAACAACGCCGCATTGTGGCGCGGATTGAGAAACTGATGAGCCGCATTCGGGAGGTGCGGCGGCTGCGCGAAGAGGCCAGAAAGGACGCCGAGCGCCTCTGGCAGTCCATCCTCACCCAGACCTTACCCCGCCCCGGCTCCGACCTGCCAAGCGGCTGGCGGTGGGTGAAGTTGGGGGAGGTGTGTCAGGTTGTTATGGGTCAATCGCCCCCAAGCTCAAGCTATAACAAGGATGGCATTGGATTGCCTTTTTTCCAAGGGAAAGCTGATTTTGGCGAAATTCACCCGACCCCTCGTGTTTGGTGCACAGAGCCAAAGAAGATTGCAGAAGCGGGTGACATCCTCATCAGCGTGAGAGCACCGGTTGGTCCCACCAACGTAGCCGAATCGAGGTGTTGCATCGGCCGCGGTCTTGCAGCTATTCGCGTTGATTCTGAGATCGAAAGTACCTTCCTTCTCTTTTATCTTCGCTCGATAGAAAATATGCTCGCCACATCTGGGTATGGCTCGACATTCAACGCAATTACGAAAAGGGAACTGATTTCGCTGAAGATCCCCCTCCCACCTCTCCACGAACAACGCCGCATTGTGGCACACCTTGAGGCCGTGCAGGAGAAGATCCACGCCCTCAAGGCTGCACAGGCCGAGACGGAAGAAGAATTTAAGCGCTTGGAACAGTCCATCCTGGACAAGGCGTTCCGGGGAGAACTCTGATGCGGGACCTTTGGGGGAATCCGGTGGTACGTTGTGGCGAGTATTTCGTCTTTCACGATGAGAGCATTCCCAACAAACGCTGGTTGCTCATCGGTCTGTCCTTTGTCAAGAGCACGGATATTGAAAAGGTCCTAAATGCACTTTCTGAAATTCGTTCGAGTGAAAACTATTTTGGCGAAATCCATTTCAGTCGCCTTCCAAAGTCTTTTGAGGGAGAATACGGGGCAAAAGCCCGCGTGGCTCGCTCGTGGATGCAGGCTTTCGAAAGGTCCCTCGCTGAGATTGTGCATTTCTCTTGTCTTGCCGTTGATCGCCATAGCCCAGCCTATGATCACCGGCGATTTGCTCATGATTTCCATGCCTACAATCGATTTACCGCTATGGCGCTAAAAGCGGGCATCGTCTGGCATCTCGGTCCAAAGGAGCTTGATCAGCTCAGCATCGAATTCGTTTCGGATGCCAAAAACCGAGCCACCAGACCCGATGAAGGGGTGATTGACAACTTTGAGGAATATTTGCCCTATCGTGCGGAGCTTGATTCGTATCTAGCGCAAATGCAAGGCAGACGATTTCCCACTATCACGATAAGGCTACAGCTTTGCGATTCAGCAACAAATGACCTCCTACAGTTTACAGACTTGCTTCTTGGCGCTTGCCAGATGGCACTTGTGGCGGCTTCAATTCGCCCTGTGAAACGAAGGCTTGGCGAGTTCGTCGTCCGGTGGTGCGAAAATCTAAAGCTAAAACCATGGGAACAAACCTATGGTCTTCACCGCCTTTTCAGCTTTTGGGGTTTCCCCAACGATGAAGGTCGTCCCTATAACCACATGCGATTAAAGCTTAAGCTCGACAACGGTCAGATGTCACTCTTTTGATTTGAGCAATCATCCGAGAACAGCGGTACATCATGGCGGATTTGGAGGCGGTGCAGGAGAAGATCCGCGCCCTCAAGGCTGCACAGACCGAGACAGACGAGGAATTGAAGTGGCTGAAACGGGCGATTCTGGATAAAGCTTTTCGTGGAGAACTCTGAGGAGGTTTAGATATGGAAACCAACGAGGTTCATGTCGCTTTTGAAATCCTGCTTGAGGAGATCGAGACCGTGGCCAACGCCTTCAACGACGCCGGCGCCGAGGCTTTCCGGGCTGGGGATTACGAACGAGCACGGCAAGCAATTGAGGAAGCCACCCGACTTGCCGAGTTTCGGGAAAAGGTCAAAGCCCTCCAGCGGGAATGGGCTGCTTTTTCTGCCAAAGGGATCAAGCGGGCCAAGAGGAAGGCTACCCGGCGAGCAAAAGGTAGACTGCCGAGAGGGTTGCGAACTTCCGAAGATGCCTTCCGCCGCCCCATTCTGGAGGCACTGGTGGAATTGGGCGGTTCAGCCCGCATTGGAGAGGTATTGGAAAGGGTTGAAGCCAAGATGAAACACGTGCTCAACGAATACGACTGGCAACCGCTCCCTTCGGAACCTAACTCCGTGCGCTGGAAGAATACCGCCCAGTGGTGCCGAAATACCCTTGTGCGTGAAGGCCTCATGAAGAGCGATTCACCCCATGGTATCTGGGAAATCTCTGAAGCCGGACGAAAATGGTTGAAGAATAAAAGTACAGCTGTTTGGGAAGGAGAGATAGGCTACGACTGACGTACTCTTTAAGAAAACAAGTATATGAAATATTAACCAATACCGCTGAGTGGCTTATAAGAAACGGGAGACTAAAAAGAAACGATTGTCCGATACCAATTGGGAGAAAGCACCACTTGATAAATACAGAACCTAAGCATAGATATGGAGATAGTTTTAGAGCGCCAAAACGGTTATCCAATGGGTTATATATTGAGGTGCATTACAGTACTGCCTCTTGTATAAATAATGCTAGACGTCTTCTTGAAAAGTTTGGTTTTAAAGGCGATATGTTGGAGGTACAATAGCTAATTAGCGGGACTTCCGATAATACAGCATGTACGTCTCATGTTGTTCGCTCAGATTTTGGCTATACCGATGCTCCGTATATGCTAAGAACGTTAAGTGACATT
This portion of the Thermatribacter velox genome encodes:
- a CDS encoding DUF3800 domain-containing protein; this encodes MRDLWGNPVVRCGEYFVFHDESIPNKRWLLIGLSFVKSTDIEKVLNALSEIRSSENYFGEIHFSRLPKSFEGEYGAKARVARSWMQAFERSLAEIVHFSCLAVDRHSPAYDHRRFAHDFHAYNRFTAMALKAGIVWHLGPKELDQLSIEFVSDAKNRATRPDEGVIDNFEEYLPYRAELDSYLAQMQGRRFPTITIRLQLCDSATNDLLQFTDLLLGACQMALVAASIRPVKRRLGEFVVRWCENLKLKPWEQTYGLHRLFSFWGFPNDEGRPYNHMRLKLKLDNGQMSLF
- a CDS encoding winged helix-turn-helix domain-containing protein produces the protein METNEVHVAFEILLEEIETVANAFNDAGAEAFRAGDYERARQAIEEATRLAEFREKVKALQREWAAFSAKGIKRAKRKATRRAKGRLPRGLRTSEDAFRRPILEALVELGGSARIGEVLERVEAKMKHVLNEYDWQPLPSEPNSVRWKNTAQWCRNTLVREGLMKSDSPHGIWEISEAGRKWLKNKSTAVWEGEIGYD
- a CDS encoding restriction endonuclease subunit S, whose amino-acid sequence is MTGGPYKLPEGWRWVRLGEVCEINPRRPRMSRDLEALTSFVPMSAVDDITGTISSAEARAFKDVRKGYTYFEEGDVLFAKITPCMENGKSAVATGLIDGIGFGSTEFHVLRPTDAVISEWVWLFVRREDFRKAAKAAFRGGVGQQRVPAEFLREALIPLPPLSEQRRIVARIEKLMSRIREVRRLREEARKDAERLWQSILTQTLPRPGSDLPSGWRWVKLGEVCQVVMGQSPPSSSYNKDGIGLPFFQGKADFGEIHPTPRVWCTEPKKIAEAGDILISVRAPVGPTNVAESRCCIGRGLAAIRVDSEIESTFLLFYLRSIENMLATSGYGSTFNAITKRELISLKIPLPPLHEQRRIVAHLEAVQEKIHALKAAQAETEEEFKRLEQSILDKAFRGEL